Proteins encoded within one genomic window of Novosphingobium sp. 9U:
- a CDS encoding SDR family NAD(P)-dependent oxidoreductase — protein sequence MKTALITGATSGIGEACARAFVGAGWQVVGTGRRAERLEALAVELGDRFQPCVYDVRNDAARDAALADLPEAFRGIDCLVNNAGLAVGSSKAQDADLDAWRTMIDTNVTALASLTHKLLPQLIERTGAIVMLSSVAATYPYTGGNIYGGTKAFVRQFALGLRSDLAGTGVRVTSIEPGMVETEFTVVRNGGDQAASDSFYAGVNPLTGSDIADVVLWVASQPAHVNINALEIMPVNQSFAGFQVAREG from the coding sequence ATGAAAACCGCACTCATCACCGGCGCCACCTCGGGCATTGGCGAGGCTTGTGCCCGCGCCTTCGTCGGCGCCGGCTGGCAGGTGGTCGGCACCGGACGCAGGGCCGAGCGGCTGGAGGCTCTGGCCGTTGAGCTTGGCGATCGCTTCCAGCCCTGCGTCTACGATGTCCGCAACGACGCCGCACGCGATGCCGCGCTGGCCGATCTGCCCGAAGCGTTCCGCGGCATCGACTGCCTGGTCAACAACGCCGGCCTGGCCGTGGGCAGCTCCAAGGCGCAGGACGCCGATCTCGACGCCTGGCGCACGATGATCGACACCAACGTCACGGCGCTCGCCTCGCTGACGCACAAGCTCCTTCCGCAACTGATCGAGCGCACGGGTGCGATCGTCATGCTGTCCTCGGTGGCGGCGACGTATCCCTACACCGGTGGTAACATCTACGGCGGCACCAAGGCCTTCGTGCGCCAGTTCGCGCTCGGCTTGCGCTCCGACCTTGCAGGCACCGGGGTACGGGTGACCTCGATCGAGCCGGGCATGGTGGAAACCGAGTTCACCGTGGTGCGCAATGGCGGAGACCAGGCGGCGTCTGACAGCTTCTACGCCGGTGTGAACCCCCTGACCGGGTCCGATATCGCCGATGTCGTGCTGTGGGTCGCCAGCCAGCCGGCGCATGTGAACATCAACGCGCTGGAGATCATGCCGGTGAACCAGTCCTTCGCCGGCTTCCAGGTCGCGCGGGAGGGCTGA
- a CDS encoding endonuclease/exonuclease/phosphatase family protein has protein sequence MPITLASYNIHKAVGLDRRRDPDRILAILHEIDADVIALQEVDRRYGRRMSVLPLEAIHHSGYKPVPLSMKPDSLGWHGNALLIRRSIELIEAAPVPLPVLEPRGAIRADLRIGGQTIRVVGMHLDLSGLRRRHQVRSVLAHAAGCTQPMPTVLMGDMNDWAIHGGCFREFDRTWQVLAPGRSFPSRRPVAALDRIIVSAGCEVVGTGVHRSALSAVGSDHLPVFASLNLPKN, from the coding sequence GTGCCGATCACCTTAGCGAGCTACAACATTCACAAGGCCGTCGGGCTCGACCGCCGGCGCGATCCGGATCGCATCCTTGCCATCCTGCACGAGATCGATGCCGACGTGATCGCATTGCAGGAGGTCGACCGGCGGTATGGCCGGCGGATGAGCGTACTCCCGCTCGAGGCGATCCACCACTCCGGCTACAAGCCGGTGCCCTTGTCGATGAAGCCAGACAGCCTGGGCTGGCACGGCAATGCCTTGCTGATCCGACGCAGTATCGAGCTCATTGAGGCCGCGCCGGTGCCGCTGCCGGTGCTGGAGCCGCGGGGGGCGATCCGTGCCGACTTGCGGATCGGGGGGCAGACCATCCGGGTCGTCGGCATGCACCTCGACCTCTCGGGCCTGCGCCGCCGCCATCAAGTGCGCAGCGTCCTCGCGCATGCGGCGGGCTGCACGCAACCGATGCCCACCGTGTTGATGGGCGACATGAACGACTGGGCGATCCACGGCGGCTGCTTCCGCGAGTTCGACCGAACATGGCAAGTCCTGGCGCCCGGCCGCAGCTTCCCCTCTCGCCGCCCGGTCGCAGCACTCGATCGCATCATCGTGTCCGCAGGGTGCGAGGTCGTGGGAACCGGGGTTCATCGCAGCGCGTTGTCGGCGGTGGGCTCGGACCATCTGCCCGTGTTCGCCTCGCTCAACCTGCCTAAAAATTAA
- a CDS encoding ammonium transporter encodes MMNRKLLSGIGATIASLGVATAAWAQAAGPIKAPDATAAAGMINKGDTAWMLICAALVLMMSIPGLALFYGGLVRAKNMLSVCMQVFMIVSVAGLLWASVGYSIAFTSGGENHFFGGLSKAFLIGVDATTVGATFSNNVYIPELVFVVFQMTFAMITPALIVGAFAERVKFSGLLVFVVLWSILVYYPMAHMVWYWAGPDFLADAPTDYGLLWGWGALDFAGGTVVHINAGIAGLVGCLFIGKRHGYPKEPMPPHSLVMTMIGASLLWVGWFGFNAGSNLEANGVTAVAFVNTMLATCAAAVAWSLVEQFHHGKASMLGAATGAVAGLVAITPAAGYGAPMTSIVLGLIVSPICYVFVTKVKIKLGYDDSLDVFGVHCIGGIVGAIATGIVAAPSLGGQGVFDYTAFPAAFKPETYSISGQVFIQIKAVLFTLVYSGVISAILYFIVGKTIGLRPSIEDENAGLDITSHGERAYNY; translated from the coding sequence ATGATGAACCGCAAGCTTCTTAGCGGCATCGGTGCGACGATCGCGTCGCTCGGCGTCGCCACAGCTGCCTGGGCGCAGGCAGCCGGGCCGATCAAGGCTCCTGACGCCACCGCCGCCGCCGGCATGATCAACAAGGGTGACACCGCCTGGATGCTGATCTGCGCCGCGCTCGTGCTGATGATGTCGATCCCGGGCCTCGCCCTGTTCTACGGCGGCCTGGTGCGCGCCAAGAACATGCTGAGCGTCTGCATGCAGGTGTTCATGATCGTTTCGGTCGCGGGCCTGCTGTGGGCCTCGGTCGGCTACTCGATCGCCTTCACTTCAGGCGGTGAGAACCACTTCTTCGGCGGGCTCTCCAAGGCCTTCCTCATCGGCGTCGATGCCACCACCGTGGGCGCGACGTTCTCCAACAACGTCTACATCCCCGAACTGGTCTTCGTGGTCTTCCAGATGACCTTCGCGATGATTACGCCCGCCCTCATCGTCGGCGCCTTTGCCGAGCGCGTGAAGTTCAGCGGCTTGCTGGTCTTCGTCGTGCTGTGGTCGATCCTGGTCTATTATCCGATGGCGCACATGGTGTGGTACTGGGCCGGCCCGGACTTCCTGGCCGATGCTCCGACCGACTATGGCCTGCTGTGGGGCTGGGGTGCGCTCGACTTCGCCGGCGGTACCGTGGTCCACATCAACGCCGGTATCGCGGGTCTCGTCGGCTGCCTCTTCATCGGCAAGCGCCATGGCTATCCCAAGGAGCCGATGCCGCCGCACTCGCTGGTCATGACCATGATCGGTGCCTCGCTGCTGTGGGTGGGCTGGTTCGGCTTCAACGCCGGTTCCAACCTGGAAGCCAACGGCGTGACCGCGGTCGCCTTCGTCAACACCATGCTTGCCACTTGCGCAGCAGCGGTTGCCTGGTCGCTCGTCGAGCAGTTCCACCACGGCAAGGCCAGCATGCTGGGCGCTGCCACCGGTGCCGTCGCCGGTCTGGTCGCGATCACCCCGGCTGCGGGCTATGGCGCGCCGATGACCTCGATCGTGCTGGGTCTGATCGTCTCGCCGATCTGCTACGTCTTCGTCACCAAGGTGAAGATCAAGCTGGGCTACGACGACAGCCTCGACGTGTTCGGCGTGCACTGCATTGGCGGCATCGTCGGCGCCATCGCCACCGGCATCGTTGCGGCACCTTCCCTCGGCGGGCAGGGCGTGTTCGACTACACCGCGTTCCCGGCGGCCTTCAAGCCGGAGACCTACTCGATCAGCGGCCAGGTCTTCATCCAGATCAAGGCAGTGCTGTTCACCCTGGTCTACTCGGGCGTGATCTCGGCCATCCTGTACTTCATCGTCGGCAAGACCATCGGTCTGCGTCCCTCGATCGAGGACGAGAACGCCGGCCTCGACATCACCAGCCATGGTGAGCGGGCTTACAACTATTGA
- the pheT gene encoding phenylalanine--tRNA ligase subunit beta: protein MKFSLSWLRRYLDTDASVEAIYDALNAIGIEVEGVEDPSAKLAGFKVARVLTAARHPDADKLQVLTVDAGAGDSLQIVCGAPNARAGLVGVLGLPGAVVPANGLQLKKSAIRGVESNGMMCSTRELELGEDHDGIIELPEDAPIGQAFADYRGVDPVIDVSITPNRPDCMGVYGIARDLAAKGLGTLKPVPEAQVAGTFPCPVAIRTDDPEGCPAFYGRVIKGVRNGASPQWLQDFLTSAGQRPISALVDATNYVMLAYGRPAHAYDLAKLTGAVVARRAQEGEQVTALNGKTYALDPDMTVIADEVGVHDIAGIMGGEHSGCEETTTDVLLEIAYFDPEQIARTGRKLNLTSDARSRFERGIDPGFLDAGLAILSGLILELCGGEPSEVVRAGAAPTTPKTIHFDPTLTERLGGIAVSPQRQQAILESLGFGVVAQEAGFDAGWIVTVPGWRPDIDGAPDLVEEVVRIHGIDEVKSVPLPRAEGVARPTATPAQKLERRVRRAAAARGLHEAVTWSFLPVAEAEHFADGQVWTLANPISEDMKAMRPSLLPGLLSAAKRNLDRGAKSLRLFELGRRYLRGAGGASEERLALGLVLAGEKVARGWASGKAASFDAYDAKAEALALLAEAGAPVDKLQIMGEAGPQFHPGQSGTLRLGPKTVLARFGMLHPAMARQFDLEGPVAIAELFLDAIPARKSASGFARQAYVPPALQAVTRDFAFLVPAALAAADLVRAVQGADKANIVAARLFDDFRGAGVPEGHKSLGIEVTLQPGEKSYAEADLKAIADKVTAAAAKLGATLRG from the coding sequence ATGAAGTTTTCGCTTTCCTGGCTACGCCGTTATCTGGACACCGATGCCTCGGTCGAGGCGATCTACGATGCGTTGAACGCCATCGGCATCGAAGTCGAAGGGGTGGAGGATCCCAGCGCCAAGCTGGCCGGTTTCAAGGTCGCGCGGGTCCTCACCGCCGCGCGCCACCCCGATGCCGACAAGCTGCAGGTCCTGACCGTCGATGCCGGTGCCGGTGACTCGCTGCAGATCGTCTGCGGCGCACCGAACGCGCGCGCCGGCCTCGTCGGCGTGCTCGGCCTGCCCGGCGCGGTGGTGCCGGCCAACGGCTTGCAGCTGAAGAAGTCCGCGATCCGCGGCGTCGAATCGAACGGCATGATGTGCTCGACGCGCGAGCTGGAGCTGGGCGAGGATCACGACGGCATCATCGAACTGCCCGAGGACGCGCCCATCGGTCAGGCCTTCGCCGATTACCGCGGTGTCGATCCGGTCATCGACGTGTCGATCACCCCCAACCGGCCCGACTGCATGGGCGTCTACGGCATCGCCCGCGATCTTGCGGCCAAGGGCCTCGGCACGCTGAAGCCGGTACCCGAAGCTCAGGTCGCCGGCACCTTCCCGTGCCCGGTCGCGATCCGCACCGACGATCCGGAGGGCTGCCCCGCCTTCTACGGTCGCGTGATCAAGGGCGTGCGCAACGGAGCCTCGCCGCAGTGGCTGCAGGACTTCCTCACGTCCGCCGGGCAGCGCCCGATCTCGGCGCTGGTGGACGCGACCAACTACGTCATGCTCGCCTATGGCCGTCCGGCGCATGCCTATGATCTGGCCAAGCTGACCGGTGCGGTCGTGGCCCGCCGTGCCCAAGAGGGCGAGCAGGTCACCGCGCTCAACGGTAAGACCTATGCCCTCGACCCCGACATGACGGTAATCGCCGATGAGGTAGGCGTGCACGACATTGCCGGCATCATGGGCGGCGAGCACTCGGGCTGCGAGGAGACGACCACCGACGTCCTGCTGGAGATCGCCTACTTCGATCCGGAGCAGATTGCCCGCACGGGCCGCAAGCTGAACCTGACATCCGATGCGCGCAGTCGGTTCGAGCGTGGGATTGATCCCGGCTTCCTCGATGCGGGGCTCGCCATCCTGTCGGGCCTGATCCTGGAACTGTGCGGCGGCGAGCCCTCCGAAGTCGTACGGGCCGGCGCGGCGCCGACGACGCCCAAGACGATCCACTTCGATCCCACGCTGACCGAGCGGCTCGGCGGCATCGCCGTTTCGCCCCAGCGCCAGCAGGCGATCCTGGAGAGCCTCGGCTTCGGCGTGGTCGCGCAAGAGGCAGGCTTCGACGCGGGCTGGATCGTCACCGTGCCGGGCTGGCGTCCCGACATCGATGGCGCGCCGGACCTGGTCGAGGAAGTGGTGCGCATCCACGGCATCGACGAGGTGAAAAGTGTTCCTCTGCCGCGCGCCGAGGGCGTCGCACGCCCGACCGCGACGCCCGCGCAGAAGCTGGAGCGCCGGGTGCGCCGCGCCGCCGCGGCTCGCGGGCTACACGAGGCGGTGACCTGGTCGTTCCTGCCGGTGGCCGAGGCCGAGCACTTCGCCGATGGTCAGGTGTGGACGCTGGCCAATCCGATCAGCGAGGACATGAAGGCGATGCGCCCGTCCTTGCTGCCGGGTCTGCTCTCGGCCGCCAAGCGCAACCTCGATCGGGGGGCCAAGAGCCTGCGCCTGTTCGAGTTGGGTCGCCGCTACTTGCGTGGGGCCGGCGGCGCCAGCGAGGAGCGCCTGGCGCTGGGCCTGGTCCTTGCCGGCGAGAAAGTCGCGCGCGGTTGGGCGTCAGGCAAAGCGGCGAGCTTCGACGCGTACGATGCCAAAGCCGAGGCACTGGCGCTGCTGGCGGAGGCGGGCGCGCCGGTCGACAAGCTGCAGATCATGGGAGAGGCGGGGCCGCAGTTCCATCCCGGCCAGTCGGGCACCTTGCGGCTCGGGCCCAAGACGGTGCTGGCACGCTTCGGCATGCTGCACCCAGCGATGGCCCGCCAGTTCGACCTGGAAGGTCCGGTCGCAATCGCCGAGCTGTTCCTGGATGCAATCCCCGCGCGCAAGTCTGCGAGCGGGTTCGCCCGCCAGGCCTATGTGCCGCCGGCGCTGCAGGCCGTGACCCGCGACTTCGCGTTCCTGGTGCCCGCCGCGCTGGCTGCTGCCGACCTCGTGCGCGCGGTGCAGGGCGCGGACAAGGCGAACATCGTTGCCGCCCGCCTCTTCGACGACTTCCGCGGTGCCGGCGTGCCCGAGGGTCACAAGTCGCTCGGCATCGAGGTGACGCTGCAGCCGGGCGAGAAGAGCTATGCCGAGGCGGACTTGAAGGCGATCGCCGACAAGGTCACCGCCGCCGCCGCCAAGCTCGGCGCCACGCTGCGGGGGTGA
- a CDS encoding phosphatase PAP2 family protein produces MSKKQDAQDAGEALLDIDHKAHAAAEQKRGSLTVRVAGMLSDIGDQPQARMLCAGVLLLGLARRDARLFGAGARMLVAHELATAAKSAVKHRVDRRRPRSASDRDDEKPRPGHSRDKEDNSFPSGHSAGAMAIASAYAAVYPQHRVPALLGAGAVAAAQIPRCAHYPSDVGAGLAIGAASSGVVSLVWRIVLRLTRLPV; encoded by the coding sequence ATGAGCAAGAAGCAGGATGCGCAGGACGCCGGCGAGGCCCTGCTCGATATCGATCACAAGGCACATGCCGCAGCCGAGCAGAAGCGCGGCAGCCTGACCGTGCGCGTCGCCGGCATGCTGAGCGACATCGGCGACCAGCCGCAGGCGCGGATGCTATGTGCCGGCGTTTTGCTGCTGGGGCTGGCGCGACGCGACGCTCGGTTGTTCGGCGCGGGTGCCCGCATGCTCGTCGCGCACGAACTGGCTACAGCGGCCAAGAGCGCGGTCAAGCACCGGGTGGACCGCCGTCGCCCGCGTAGCGCGTCCGATCGCGACGATGAAAAGCCGCGGCCCGGCCACTCGCGTGACAAGGAGGACAACAGCTTCCCGTCCGGCCACAGCGCCGGCGCCATGGCGATCGCGTCTGCCTATGCCGCGGTCTACCCGCAGCACCGGGTACCAGCGCTGCTCGGGGCCGGCGCGGTGGCGGCGGCGCAGATCCCACGTTGCGCGCATTATCCCAGCGATGTCGGCGCGGGGCTGGCGATTGGGGCAGCGTCGAGTGGGGTGGTGAGCCTGGTGTGGCGGATCGTGCTTAGGCTTACTCGCTTGCCGGTCTGA
- a CDS encoding P-II family nitrogen regulator — MKFIIAIIKPFKLDEVREALGAIGVAGMTVSEVKGFGRQKGQTEIYRGAEYSTNMLPKVKIEVAAPDDLAGKIVETIQQVASTEAIGDGKIFVLDLASAVRIRTGESGDTAL; from the coding sequence ATGAAGTTCATCATCGCCATCATCAAGCCGTTCAAGCTCGACGAAGTCCGGGAAGCCCTCGGCGCCATCGGCGTCGCCGGCATGACGGTCTCCGAGGTGAAGGGCTTCGGGCGGCAAAAGGGGCAGACCGAGATCTACCGCGGTGCGGAGTACTCGACCAACATGCTGCCCAAGGTGAAAATCGAGGTCGCCGCACCGGACGATCTGGCGGGCAAGATCGTCGAGACGATCCAGCAGGTCGCCAGCACCGAGGCCATCGGCGATGGCAAGATCTTCGTTCTCGACCTGGCCTCGGCCGTGCGCATCCGCACCGGCGAGTCCGGCGACACCGCGCTCTGA
- a CDS encoding cold-shock protein, protein MGFDRGRRGRGRDKRDRFGEDEGGFDPFYAGQDRFGGGGGGGGDRFGGGGGGGFGGGAPRSGGFGGGGGGGGFGGGQRSGGFGGGGGGGRGMPAQVVGQGKGVVKFFNAAKGFGFIQRDEGGDDVFVHISSVERAGLEGLAEGQQLEFQLVDRGGKISASDLVVVGDVIPVEKRDEAPRDSAPQRQLTGDKATGTVKFFNSMKGFGFITRDDGQPDAFVHISAVERSGMSGLNEGDRVEFDIEVDRRGKYSAVNLVPRQG, encoded by the coding sequence ATGGGTTTTGACAGAGGACGTCGCGGTAGGGGACGCGACAAGCGCGATCGGTTCGGCGAAGATGAAGGTGGCTTCGATCCCTTCTACGCGGGCCAGGACCGGTTCGGCGGTGGCGGCGGCGGCGGCGGTGATCGCTTCGGCGGCGGCGGCGGCGGCGGCTTCGGCGGCGGTGCCCCGCGCAGCGGCGGCTTTGGCGGCGGCGGTGGTGGCGGCGGCTTCGGTGGCGGTCAGCGTAGCGGCGGCTTCGGTGGCGGCGGCGGCGGTGGTCGCGGCATGCCTGCCCAGGTCGTCGGCCAGGGCAAGGGCGTCGTAAAGTTCTTCAACGCAGCCAAAGGCTTTGGCTTCATCCAGCGCGATGAAGGCGGCGACGATGTGTTCGTGCACATCAGCTCGGTGGAGCGTGCCGGCCTGGAAGGCCTGGCCGAAGGTCAGCAGCTCGAATTCCAGCTGGTCGACCGTGGTGGCAAGATCTCGGCCAGCGACCTCGTCGTGGTCGGTGACGTCATCCCCGTCGAGAAGCGGGACGAGGCTCCGCGCGATTCCGCGCCGCAGCGTCAGCTCACCGGCGACAAGGCGACCGGCACCGTCAAGTTCTTCAACTCCATGAAGGGCTTCGGCTTCATCACCCGTGACGATGGCCAGCCCGACGCGTTTGTGCACATCAGCGCGGTGGAGCGCTCGGGCATGTCCGGGCTCAACGAAGGCGATCGCGTCGAGTTCGACATCGAAGTGGATCGACGAGGCAAGTACTCGGCGGTCAACCTCGTTCCGCGCCAGGGTTGA
- a CDS encoding TIGR01244 family sulfur transferase yields MFRKLTETIYASPQIGLAEVEQAKALGITLIVNNRPEGESEDQVAGPEIEAAAQAAGIDYVAIPVTHSGFSQQQVTAMADALERTQGPVLAYCRSGTRSTLLWALAQAKAGADLDDVAAKAAQAGYDVSPVRQIMDVLAASAR; encoded by the coding sequence ATGTTTCGCAAGCTTACCGAAACCATCTATGCCAGCCCCCAGATCGGCCTTGCCGAGGTGGAGCAGGCCAAGGCGCTCGGCATCACGCTGATCGTCAACAACCGGCCAGAAGGCGAGAGCGAGGATCAGGTTGCCGGTCCCGAGATCGAAGCGGCCGCCCAGGCTGCGGGGATCGACTACGTGGCGATACCCGTCACTCACTCCGGCTTCTCGCAGCAGCAGGTGACGGCGATGGCCGATGCGCTGGAACGCACGCAAGGGCCGGTGCTTGCGTATTGCCGCTCGGGCACGCGCTCGACCCTGCTGTGGGCGCTCGCCCAGGCGAAGGCCGGGGCCGATCTCGACGACGTGGCCGCCAAGGCAGCGCAGGCCGGGTACGACGTATCGCCGGTGCGCCAGATCATGGACGTGCTCGCCGCCTCGGCACGCTGA
- a CDS encoding peptide chain release factor 3 — translation MSSHDNRRTFAIISHPDAGKTTLTEKLLLQGGAIHLAGQVKARGAARRARSDWMKIEQQRGISVTSSVMTFERQGITFNLLDTPGHEDFSEDTYRTLTAVDSAIMVIDAAKGIEPQTRKLFEVCRLRSVPIITFINKVDREGRACFDLMDEVADMLALDVCPMSWPVGMGGVFEGIYDLETGKVSRPDGPSREFLGKVDQDVTLPTEVADEMELAQGGYPEFDLDQYRAGNLTPVYFGSALKNFGVAELIDAIARYAPPPRPQPSEQGTIEPSKDEVTGFIFKVQANMDPMHRDRIAFMRLVSGTFKRGMKLTPSGLGKPIAVHSPILFFAQDREIADSAEPGDIIGIPNHGTLRVGDTLSERNDVRFTGLPNFAPEILRRVQLKDPTKTKQLRKALDDLSEEGVIQVFYPEIGSQWIVGVVGQLQLEVLISRLEAEYKVEAMLEPAPFDTARWLKGTDAALKTFADFNKMNLARDRDGDPVFMARSAWDVNYQQERNPDLAFSATKER, via the coding sequence ATGAGTTCCCATGACAACCGGCGCACGTTCGCCATTATTTCCCACCCCGACGCGGGTAAGACCACGCTGACCGAGAAGCTGCTGCTGCAAGGTGGCGCGATCCACTTGGCCGGCCAGGTCAAGGCCCGCGGCGCGGCGCGGCGCGCTCGCTCCGACTGGATGAAGATCGAGCAGCAGCGCGGCATCTCGGTGACCAGCTCGGTCATGACCTTCGAGCGCCAGGGCATCACCTTCAACTTGCTCGACACCCCGGGCCACGAGGATTTCTCGGAGGACACCTACCGCACGCTGACCGCGGTCGATTCGGCGATCATGGTGATCGACGCGGCCAAGGGCATCGAGCCGCAGACACGCAAGCTGTTCGAGGTCTGCCGTCTGCGCTCGGTGCCGATCATCACCTTCATCAACAAGGTCGACCGCGAGGGCCGCGCCTGCTTCGACCTGATGGACGAAGTGGCCGACATGCTGGCGCTCGATGTCTGTCCGATGTCCTGGCCGGTCGGCATGGGTGGCGTGTTCGAAGGCATCTACGACCTGGAGACTGGCAAGGTCAGCCGTCCTGACGGCCCCAGCCGTGAGTTCCTCGGCAAGGTCGATCAGGACGTCACTCTGCCGACCGAAGTCGCGGACGAGATGGAGCTGGCGCAAGGTGGCTATCCCGAATTCGACCTCGACCAGTACCGCGCCGGCAACCTGACACCGGTCTACTTCGGCTCCGCGCTCAAGAACTTCGGTGTCGCGGAGCTGATCGATGCAATCGCCCGCTATGCTCCGCCGCCGCGCCCGCAGCCCAGCGAGCAGGGCACGATCGAGCCGTCCAAGGACGAAGTCACCGGGTTCATCTTCAAGGTTCAGGCCAACATGGACCCGATGCACCGTGACCGCATTGCCTTCATGCGGCTGGTCTCGGGCACCTTCAAGCGCGGCATGAAGCTGACGCCCTCCGGTCTGGGCAAGCCGATCGCGGTGCATTCTCCCATCCTCTTCTTCGCGCAGGACCGCGAGATCGCCGACAGCGCCGAGCCGGGCGACATCATCGGTATCCCCAACCACGGCACCTTGCGTGTGGGCGACACCCTGTCCGAGCGTAACGATGTGCGCTTCACCGGCCTGCCCAACTTCGCGCCCGAAATCCTGCGCCGCGTCCAGCTGAAGGACCCGACCAAGACCAAGCAGTTGCGCAAAGCGCTCGACGACTTGTCAGAAGAGGGCGTGATCCAGGTGTTCTATCCGGAGATCGGCTCGCAGTGGATCGTCGGCGTCGTCGGCCAGCTCCAGCTCGAAGTGCTCATCTCGCGGCTCGAAGCCGAGTACAAGGTCGAAGCGATGCTGGAGCCCGCGCCCTTCGACACCGCCCGCTGGCTGAAAGGCACCGATGCGGCGCTGAAAACGTTTGCCGACTTCAACAAGATGAACCTGGCACGCGACCGCGATGGCGATCCGGTGTTCATGGCGCGCTCGGCCTGGGACGTGAACTACCAGCAGGAACGCAACCCGGATCTGGCGTTCAGCGCCACGAAGGAGCGGTAA
- a CDS encoding aldose 1-epimerase family protein yields the protein MGVTELVSIASAELTAGINPLGAELWSLTDARGREYMTDADPAFWTGHAPILFPIVGMVRDGRYRLDERTYELPKHGFARHSRFAVLAAEPDSVHLRLTDDAQTRTSYPFAFALDLLFRLAGTTLKVESRVKNTGDEPLPFSFGYHPAFAWPLPGGAAKQDHRVVFADPEPQPIRRIDPDSGLVLEQTSATPVEGDTLAPDAALFEADALIWDHLTSRSVRFGAPAAASLEIAFPDTPMLGIWQKPGANYLCIEPWQGIADPVGYQGDFRDKPGVVSLAPGETRSFRMDVTVMQETT from the coding sequence ATGGGTGTGACCGAACTCGTCTCGATCGCTTCGGCCGAGCTGACCGCGGGCATCAATCCCCTGGGTGCGGAGCTGTGGTCGCTCACCGATGCTCGCGGGCGCGAGTACATGACCGATGCCGACCCGGCGTTCTGGACGGGGCATGCGCCGATCCTGTTCCCGATCGTCGGCATGGTGCGCGACGGGCGCTATCGGCTGGATGAGCGGACGTACGAGCTGCCCAAGCACGGCTTCGCGCGGCACTCGCGCTTTGCGGTGCTCGCCGCGGAGCCGGACAGTGTCCACCTCCGGCTCACCGATGATGCGCAGACCCGCACGTCCTACCCCTTTGCCTTTGCTCTCGACTTGCTGTTCCGGCTCGCGGGCACGACGCTGAAGGTGGAGAGCCGCGTAAAGAACACCGGTGACGAGCCCCTGCCGTTCAGCTTCGGCTACCATCCGGCTTTTGCCTGGCCGTTGCCGGGTGGTGCCGCGAAGCAGGACCATCGCGTGGTCTTCGCCGATCCCGAGCCGCAGCCGATCCGCCGCATCGATCCTGACAGCGGTCTGGTGCTGGAACAGACATCCGCGACGCCGGTCGAAGGCGACACGCTGGCACCCGACGCGGCACTCTTCGAAGCAGACGCGCTGATCTGGGACCACCTGACCAGCCGGTCGGTGCGGTTCGGTGCCCCGGCCGCAGCCTCGCTGGAGATCGCGTTCCCGGACACGCCCATGCTGGGCATCTGGCAGAAGCCAGGGGCGAACTACCTGTGCATCGAACCGTGGCAGGGCATCGCCGATCCGGTGGGCTACCAAGGCGACTTCCGCGACAAGCCGGGCGTCGTCTCGCTCGCGCCGGGTGAGACGCGTAGCTTCCGCATGGATGTGACCGTGATGCAGGAGACCACATGA